A section of the Capra hircus breed San Clemente chromosome 23, ASM170441v1, whole genome shotgun sequence genome encodes:
- the TSPO2 gene encoding LOW QUALITY PROTEIN: translocator protein 2 (The sequence of the model RefSeq protein was modified relative to this genomic sequence to represent the inferred CDS: deleted 1 base in 1 codon) — protein sequence MWPQGAIFVILPLLGPTLVWLLIHHSMSDWCDSLRELPWCPPHRVLLLVWTTIYSIKGYASHLVWKGLGWGGGFGQPLALPLGLYAVQLTISWAVLILLSAAHTPSLALLHLPLLFGLVMSTALIWHPINKLATLLLLPYLAWLTVGVSITYHLWRDSLCPEDGPPRGEG from the exons atGTGGCCTCAAGGGGCCATCTTCGTGATCCTGCCCCTTCTGGGACCCACCCTTGTCTGGCTGCTCATCCATCACTCGATGTCTGACTGGTGTGACAGCCTGAGAGAGCTGCCCTGGTGCCCACCGCACAGAGTCTTGTTGCTGGTGTGGACAACCATCTACTCCATCAAGGG CTATGCCTCCCATCTGGTGTGGAAGggcctggggtgg ggggggggctTTGGGCAGCCGCTGGCACTGCCCCTCGGTCTCTACGCTGTGCAGCTCACCATCAGCTGGGCTGTCTTGATTCTCCTGTCGGCAGCCCACACCCCCAGCCTG GCCCTGCTGCACCTGCCGCTGCTCTTCGGGCTGGTGATGAGCACGGCTCTGATCTGGCACCCCATCAACAAGCTggccaccctgctgctgctgccctacCTGGCCTGGCTCACTGTGGGCGTTTCCATCACCTATCACTTGTGGAGGGACAGCCTTTGTCCCGAGGACGGGCCCCCAAGGGGAGAGGGGTGA